Proteins found in one Sorghum bicolor cultivar BTx623 chromosome 1, Sorghum_bicolor_NCBIv3, whole genome shotgun sequence genomic segment:
- the LOC8059652 gene encoding UTP:RNA uridylyltransferase 1 — protein sequence MADAPSSSSGCGGGAHHTSASQSTATHTSPASFDGGLLLRLLQNPPSAHPREEFLAPPHVAAGAHHFFSDPAVAAVGPLFAASAQAQGGDFGWSSTSTTHLQQQPVFPDPRFAPGEPFAALAGRVFGSGDAVWAERPRPGAPPPGFGKPSHPPPTARDARNASGVVLSREQYNPRPMDFVPDLADVRDAVGRMPHGHGEQLSMPITGGCDVAVGMMCMEQQQDRFLSRTPPEINANGQLGRMHLGEQHTLPILGGRRLHGDQYMPPVQEGRAPHSGHGQHESCFTNPLQREQRWQGFREDKGYVSRKVPNANAYYTSGKALVKELHHVTLPAGSSVPVEIMENQECGLEGGRIGKVVLEHGIDGKVVVEESKSELSYENSKIRFAGHDEQYDGDDREDAIIEQMTQNLVIDGSGDAKGVVLEKTILRSKDFRSDFSRGHHVSSQRIRFQRRNRPCRYDIDRFTPNFLSIFESLMPSEEEIAKQKQLLTSLSRLINMEWPNAKLYLYGSCANSFGFSNSDIDLCLSIDDKEMSKVDIILKLADILKAGNLQNIQPLTRARVPIVKLMDPETGLSCDICVNNLLAVVNTKLLRDYAQIDRRLRQLAFIVKHWAKIRRVNETYQGTLSSYAFFVGHLCPLYYFLLCELTDSVMHCQEMEATYYVKVDENNCAYFDQVEKLNNYGAHNRDTISRLLWAFFHYWAYEHDYTRDVISIRTGRIISKERKDWTRRVGNDRHLICIEDPFEISHDLGRVVDKFSIKILREEFERAANILQFDPNPSMTLFEPYVPPLLPNLLQEETANAASN from the exons ATGGCCGacgccccctcctcctcctccggttgcggcggcggcgcccaccACACGTCAGCCTCGCAATCCACCGCCACACACACCTCACCGGCATCTTTCGACGgcggtctcctcctccgcctcctccaaAACCCTCCCTCTGCGCACCCGCGAGAGGAATTCCTCGCCCCGCCCCACGTCGCAGCGGGGGCGCACCATTTCTTCAGTGACCCTGCCGTCGCCGCCGTGGGGCCGCTCTTCGCCGCATCGGCGCAGGCACAAGGGGGAGACTTCGGGTGGTCTTCGACCTCCACCACGCACTTACAGCAGCAACCCGTATTCCCGGATCCCCGATTCGCTCCAGGGGAACCCTTCGCTGCTCTTGCCGGCAGAGTGTTCGGATCCGGGGATGCCGTCTGGGCGGAGAGGCCTCGGCCGGGGGCGCCGCCTCCAGGGTTTGGCAAACCGTCGCATCCACCACCTACTGCCCGTGATGCACGGAATGCATCTGGTGTTGTATTGAGTAGGGAACAGTACAATCCTCGTCCCATGGATTTCGTTCCGGATCTTGCAGATGTTCGTGATGCGGTTGGCAGAATGCCTCATGGACATGGAGAGCAGCTTTCAATGCCAATTACTGGTGGATGTGATGTGGCTGTAGGAATGATGTGTATGGAACAGCAGCAAGATCGTTTTTTGTCACGGACACCGCCTGAGATCAATGCCAATGGACAGTTGGGCAGGATGCATCTTGGAGAGCAGCATACACTTCCTATCTTAGGTGGCAGGAGGCTCCATGGAGATCAGTACATGCCTCCAGTCCAGGAAGGCAGGGCACCACATAGTGGTCATGGTCAGCATGAATCCTGCTTTACCAATCCTCTACAAAGGGAGCAGAGGTGGCAGGGTTTTAGGGAGGACAAGGGCTATGTTTCGCGGAAGGTGCCAAATGCGAATGCCTATTACACATCTGGTAAGGCACTGGTGAAGGAGTTGCACCATGTGACATTACCTGCTGGCAGTTCAGTTCCAGTGGAAATTATGGAGAATCAAGAATGTGGTTTGGAAGGCGGCAGGATAGGGAAAGTAGTTTTGGAGCATGGAATTGATGGAAAGGTGGTAGTGGAGGAAAGTAAGTCTGAATTGTCATATGAAAATAGTAAGATTAGATTTGCTGGACATGATGAACAATATGATGGTGATGACAGGGAGGATGCTATAATTGAgcagatgacacaaaatctggTGATTGATGGCAGTGGTGATGCCAAGGGAGTAGTATTGGAaaaaactatcctgaggagtaAG GATTTCAGATCAGACTTTTCTAGAGGGCATCATGTATCAAGCCAGAGAATAAGATTCCAGAGGAGAAACAGGCCATGTCGATATGACATAGATCGATTTACACCTAATTTCTTGTCAATTTTTGAATCTTTGATGCCCTCTGAGGAGGAAATTGCAAAGCAGAAGCAGTTGTTAACATCTTTGAGCAGATTGATAAACATGGAATGGCCTAATGCAAAACTATACCTCTATGGATCATGTGCCAATTCTTTCGGTTTCTCAAATAGTGATATTGATCTTTGTCTTTCTATTGATGACAAGGAAATGAGCAAGGTTGATATTATATTGAAATTGGCAGACATTCTCAAAGCTGGAAATCTCCAGAATATTCAG CCATTAACTCGAGCAAGGGTCCCAATAGTGAAGCTTATGGATCCGGAAACAGGGCTTTCCTGTGATATATGTGTCAATAATCTTTTAGCAGTTGTTAACACAAAACTTTTGCGAGATTATGCACAAATAGATAGAAGGTTAAGGCAGTTGGCATTCATTGTGAAGCATTGGGCTAAAATTCGACGTGTAAATGAAACTTACCAAGGAACACTTTCTAGCTATGC ATTTTTCGTTGGTCATCTCTGTCCTTTGTACTACTTTTTACTTTGTGAACTAACTGACAGTGTCATGCATTGCCAGGAAATGGAGGCCACTTATTATGTCAAGGTGGATGAAAATAACTGTGCATACTTTGACCAAGTGGAGAAGCTAAATAATTATGGTGCTCACAACAGAGATACAATATCAAGGCTGCTCTGGGCTTTTTTCCATTATTGGGCATATGAGCACGATTACACAAGAGATGTCATATCAATTCGTACTGGAAGGATTATCAG TAAGGAACGGAAGGACTGGACTAGACGAGTTGGAAATGACAGGCATCTCATATGCATTGAAGATCCATTTGAGATCTCCCATGATCTCGGCCGCGTAGTTGACAAGTTCAGCATCAAAATACTCAGGGAGGAATTCGAGCGAGCAGCTAATATATTACAGTTTGATCCGAACCCCAGCATGACACTCTTTGAGCCATACGTGCCCCCTCTGTTGCCGAACCTGTTGCAAGAAGAAACTGCGAATGCTGCATCTAATTGA
- the LOC110436546 gene encoding uncharacterized protein LOC110436546, translating to MWALFKEIWASWRNIVFTAQEKDLFDALAKLSEVSYDVVYFGADHNHRSVNLNEHDNGKGDEAVLLKLVSSSDEMSSEINKVKIQGVASVPLSCDPHRWHCQLISAPPSAATARGCVFRLWPTDGRGVDLRALGSVQEAVLN from the exons ATGTGGGCACTCTTTAAAGAAATTTGGGCATCATGGAGAAATATTGTTTTTACA GCCCAAGAAAAGGACCTTTTCGATGCACTTGCTAAGCTTTCTGAAGTATCATATGATG TTGTTTATTTCGGTGCTGACCATAACCATCGGTCGGTCAACCTCAATGAGCACGACAATGGCAAGGGCGATGAGGCAGTGCTGTTAAAGCTTGTGAGTTCAAGTGACGAGATGTCATCTGAGATTAACAAGGTAAAGATCCAGGGCGTTGCTTCCGTCCCCCTCAGCTGTGACCCTCACCGGTGGCACTGCCAGCTTATCTCCGCTCCTCCTAGCGCCGCCACTGCTCGTGGCTGCGTCTTCCGCCTCTGGCCCACTGATGGCCGTGGGGTTGACCTTCGTGCCCTCGGCTCTGTGCAAGAAGCGGTCCTTAATTGA